One Candidatus Acidiferrales bacterium genomic window carries:
- the fmt gene encoding methionyl-tRNA formyltransferase codes for MNLVFCGTPEFAVPTLRKLLVEKFPVQAVVTQPDRARGRGQKVSAAPVKEVALEHGLHVYQPEKMRSESARQFFERARPDAVAIIAYGQIIPADLLAIPKYGWINLHASLLPKYRGAAPVQWAIVNGESATGVTTMRIDPGMDTGPILLQQEVEIAPGDTAGTLAGRLSALGADLMVRTLRGLEAGTIIERPQENALATYAPRIKKDEGRIDWNLKAEQIHNRIRGFAPWPGAFTSFRGQLCHLWRSWPEAGPLRAHPPGTIFVESGRLMVTCGGQTPLRVDELQLENRKRISALDFMNGMKLLTGDKFC; via the coding sequence ATGAACCTGGTTTTCTGCGGCACGCCCGAGTTCGCCGTTCCCACGCTGCGCAAGCTGCTGGTGGAAAAGTTTCCCGTCCAGGCGGTGGTTACGCAGCCTGACCGGGCGCGCGGGCGCGGGCAGAAAGTTTCTGCCGCGCCGGTAAAGGAAGTCGCGCTCGAGCACGGCCTTCATGTTTATCAGCCGGAAAAAATGCGCAGCGAATCAGCGCGGCAATTTTTCGAGCGAGCCCGGCCGGACGCCGTCGCGATTATCGCCTACGGACAGATCATCCCGGCGGACCTGCTCGCCATCCCGAAATATGGTTGGATCAACCTGCATGCATCCCTCCTGCCCAAATACCGGGGAGCGGCGCCTGTCCAGTGGGCGATTGTGAACGGCGAGAGCGCGACCGGCGTAACCACCATGAGAATTGATCCGGGGATGGACACCGGCCCCATCCTCTTGCAGCAGGAAGTGGAAATTGCTCCTGGCGATACCGCCGGAACGCTCGCCGGCCGCCTCAGCGCGCTCGGCGCCGACCTGATGGTTCGGACGTTGCGCGGGCTTGAAGCCGGGACGATCATCGAGAGACCGCAGGAAAACGCGCTCGCTACCTACGCGCCCCGTATCAAGAAAGACGAGGGGCGGATCGACTGGAATCTCAAGGCGGAACAAATTCACAACCGGATTCGCGGCTTTGCGCCCTGGCCGGGGGCCTTCACTTCTTTTCGCGGTCAGTTGTGCCACCTTTGGCGAAGCTGGCCGGAAGCCGGCCCGCTTCGAGCGCATCCGCCGGGAACCATTTTTGTGGAATCCGGCCGGCTTATGGTCACCTGTGGCGGCCAGACTCCTCTGCGGGTGGACGAGCTTCAACTGGAAAATCGGAAGCGCATCTCGGCGCTTGATTTCATGAATGGGATGAAGCTCCTGACCGGCGACAAATTTTGCTGA